From one Paramormyrops kingsleyae isolate MSU_618 chromosome 1, PKINGS_0.4, whole genome shotgun sequence genomic stretch:
- the nell3 gene encoding uncharacterized protein nell3, whose product MTTLKIWLLLFCWTALTFANVRSFDETCRGTHCFGAGTADQKPCSGTHCSGRLVRPIRQFPAGTQGWSAHIAPSHHSGHPSSHTRVHSEPFTIVNPHRGAGDMGKQGARGRPTDGLGAGCDGADCATSHRQGSNITTDCRGIECKLPLRIRPKPRTRPCAGEGCSASSDHPESQAPLLHVPDRAAQFLGEIPDFGYPASDLGGAPLGVQLTCDIKPGENEVPSEDALVLQLQLAKGQEQLVEALRSQTTAIRELQQRLAEQQSALIGQQREILQQQQEMLEQLAAVKVQYGTLTEMLKQVSPQGLQGDIQSYFESHLQKSYAVHKVDVDAKVMDIGSLPSAPQHCGACEPEEYCDFQREPPQCARCTMCPPGFFLVSQCSLNADRICQDRDECLELPNLCGERVKCLNTPGGFRCLGVSERDASAGLCGHDYFYNMELQECQACSDCDGESVALACSLVSDTVCGAPSENRLSRAWAAAVLLPLAKESAGHIYPGMQLSIQGKEESHGLLSNTDGSLVFQQHGLLWGDFNFALRHSCRNFLQVSVRMNNSEEGLELSGARVEQPEGKYYQSVSVSGTAEVEPEHMLSLSLKSPNQYCNQSKDVHVYELITPFSLFWLSHDTGAVAMTAQTSMSVQYQTNYRPTFKVTSISDPYMVSLSHDGRAVRFTDRGVVRFVFQQAVYSMGHTCVRDGFSVAAYLNSNGTNSEITQAFKSGVNYRDTSVSVSGASVVDAGDTLSFEIHSPAQCNVRYFGDNSGISTMSLIWMPSANSVALSATVSKTGLPLGAVRNKVLLFRQVTPAVAQVQLVASGQWASRNFVFRETGVASISLSLKLIHSCNVVKLTLHRQGSDRLQPAPLAQQVGGHMPEGTEWTSVGLRASFEIQNGTMVFVTLDCVRGRVNQIAHEGATDISILWMAA is encoded by the exons atgacaaCATTAAAAATCTGGCTTTTGCTCTTTTGCTGGACCGCTTTAACATTTGCCAACGTGAGAAGCTTTGATGAAACATGCAGAGGAACGCACTGCTTCGGCGCGGGGACCGCGGACCAGAAGCCCTGCTCCGGGACCCATTGCTCGGGGCGACTTGTCAGACCCATTCGGCAGTTCCCGGCAGGGACGCAGGGCTGGTCAGCACACATCGCTCCCAGCCACCACAGCGGCCATCCGAGCAGCCATACCAGGGTGCATTCAGAGCCGTTTACGATCGTAAATCCTCATCGTGGAGCCGGAGATATGGGCAAGCAGGGCGCCCGGGGAAGACCCACCGACGGATTGGGTGCGGGTTGTGACGGGGCGGACTGCGCCACATCGCACCGACAAGGGAGCAACATCACAACGGATTGCAGGGGGATTGAGTGCAAACTGCCGCTCAGGATACGACCGAAGCCCAGAACACGACCGTGCGCAGGAGAGGGATGCTCCGCCAGTTCCGACCACCCAGAGAGTCAGGCTCCTCTGCTCCACGTGCCGGACAGGGCTGCCCAGTTCTTGGGGGAGATTCCAGACTTCGGATACCCAGCGTCGGATCTTGGCGGTGCCCCCCTCGGAGTTCAGCTTACGTGCGACATTAAGCCAG GTGAGAATGAGGTGCCCTCAGAGGATGCCCTGGTCCTGCAGCTGCAGCTAGCTAAGGGGCAGGAGCAGTTGGTTGAGGCACTGCGGAGCCAGACCACTGCGATCCGGGAGCTGCAGCAGCGGCTGGCGGAGCAGCAGAGCGCCCTGATTGGCCAGCAGCGTGAgatcctgcagcagcagcaggagatgCTGGAGCAGCTGGCAGCGGTCAAGGTGCAATATGGGACGCTGACTGAGATGCTGAAGCAGGTGTCGCCGCAGGGTCTCCAAGGCGACATCCAGAGCTACTTCGAGAGCCACCTGCAGAAGTCCTATGCTGTGCACAAGGTGGACGTGGACGCCAAGGTGATGGATATCGGGTCCCTACCATCAGCACCGCAGCACTGCGGAGCCTGCGAGCCCGAGGAGTACTGCGATTTTCAGAGGGAGCCCCCCCAGTGCGCGAGGTGCACCATGTGCCCTCCTGGCTTCTTCCTGGTGTCGCAATGTTCGCTGAACGCTGACCGCATTTGCCAG GACAGAGATGAATGCCTTGAATTACCAAACCTCTGTGGCGAACGAGTCAAATGCCTCAACACTCCAG GTGGATTCAGGTGCCTGGGTGTCTCTGAGAGGGATGCCAGTGCCGGTTTATGTGGACACGACTACTTCTACAACATGGAGCTTCAGGAGTGCCAGGCGTGTTCTGATTGCGACGGGGAGTCGGTAGCCTTGGCCTGCTCATTGGTCAGCGACACTGTGTGTGGCGCACCCTCTGAGAACAGGCTGTCCCGGGCTTGGGCCGCGGCGGTCCTCCTGCCCTTGGCTAAGGAGTCTGCCGGGCACATCTACCCCGGCATGCAGCTCAGCATCCAGGGGAAGGAGGAGAGCCACGGCCTGCTATCCAACACGGACGGAAGCCTGGTGTTCCAGCAGCATGGCCTGCTGTGGGGCGACTTTAACTTTGCCCTGAGACACAGCTGCAGGAACTTCCTCCAGGTCTCCGTACGGATGAACAACAGTGAGGAGGGCCTGGAGCTCAGCGGGGCGCGGGTCGAGCAACCAGAAGGGAAGTACTACCAGAGCGTGAGTGTGAGCGGCACGGCAGAAGTGGAGCCGGAGCACATGCTGTCCCTGTCCCTGAAGAGCCCCAACCAGTACTGCAACCAGAGCAAGGACGTTCACGTCTACGAGCTCATCACACCCTTCAGCCTCTTCTGGCTGTCGCACGACACGGGTGCCGTGGCCATGACGGCCCAGACATCCATGTCAGTGCAGTACCAGACAAACTACCGGCCCACCTTTAAGGTGACATCCATCTCGGACCCCTACATGGTCAGTCTGTCGCATGACGGCCGGGCTGTGAGGTTCACTGACAGAGGGGTGGTGAGGTTCGTTTTCCAGCAAGCTGTCTACTCCATGGGACATACCTGTGTCCGGGACGGCTTCTCAGTGGCAGCCTACCTGAACTCCAATGGGACCAATTCAGAGATCACACAGGCGTTCAAGTCGGGGGTGAACTACCGGGACACATCCGTCTCCGTGTCTGGGGCCAGTGTGGTCGATGCTGGTGACACACTAAGCTTCGAGATCCACTCCCCGGCACAGTGCAACGTCCGCTACTTTGGCGACAACTCCGGCATCAGCACGATGAGCCTCATCTGGATGCCCTCTGCTAACTCCGTCGCGCTGTCCGCCACTGTCTCTAAGACGGGGCTGCCACTGGGTGCCGTGCGCAACAAGGTGCTGCTTTTCCGCCAGGTGACGCCTGCAGTGGCACAGGTGCAGCTGGTGGCTTCCGGCCAGTGGGCGAGCAGAAACTTCGTCTTTCGGGAGACTGGCGTAGCCAGCATCAGCCTCAGCCTCAAGTTGATCCATTCCTGCAACGTGGTGAAGCTCACGCTTCACCGGCAAGGCAGTGATCGGCTTCAGCCGGCGCCACTGGCCCAGCAGGTGGGCGGACACATGCCCGAGGGTACTGAGTGGACCAGCGTGGGCCTAAGGGCCTCCTTCGAGATCCAGAATGGCACTATGGTCTTTGTCACGCTTGACTGTGTGCGCGGACGTGTCAACCAGATCGCTCACGAAGGGGCCACCGATATCTCCATCCTCTGGATGGCTGCGTGA